A genome region from Labilibaculum antarcticum includes the following:
- a CDS encoding ATP-binding cassette domain-containing protein — protein sequence MITVQDIQQQSIAELFEQYPFLPGFFEENTLKVNGQIDDKLIDYLKFLDDEEVAEDRAIDKDQLLASMTTYITQMLEFLGEDEDDGVHSISILPGTNKSGEAEQFGELKISKSEIVCIVGPTGSGKSRLLADIEWVAQNDTPTSRTILVNEQIGDKKWRVSSGHKLVAQLSQNMNFVMDLSVYEFLELHAQSRLVEDIEGVIAKIIEQANKLAGEKFELTTPITSLSGGQSRALMIADTAILSKSPIILIDEIENAGIDRKKALDLLIGEEKIVLMATHDPMLALMGDKRIVIKNGGIHKVIETSDEERNLLVDLERMDSVVQNMRTRLRNGEIIKKEDIGF from the coding sequence ATGATCACAGTTCAAGATATACAACAACAATCAATCGCCGAATTATTCGAGCAATATCCTTTTCTTCCCGGTTTTTTTGAGGAGAATACATTGAAGGTCAATGGCCAGATTGATGATAAATTAATCGATTATCTGAAGTTTTTAGATGATGAGGAGGTGGCAGAAGATAGAGCCATTGATAAAGATCAGCTATTGGCTTCGATGACAACATACATTACTCAGATGTTGGAGTTCTTAGGTGAAGATGAGGATGATGGAGTTCATAGTATTAGCATTCTTCCCGGAACCAATAAATCTGGCGAGGCTGAGCAGTTTGGTGAATTAAAAATCAGCAAAAGCGAGATTGTTTGTATTGTTGGACCTACCGGATCGGGTAAAAGTAGATTGCTGGCCGATATCGAATGGGTGGCCCAAAATGACACTCCAACTTCACGTACCATTTTGGTGAATGAACAAATAGGAGACAAAAAATGGCGGGTAAGTTCAGGACATAAATTGGTTGCACAGCTATCGCAGAATATGAACTTTGTAATGGATCTTTCTGTTTATGAGTTTTTGGAATTACATGCGCAAAGTAGACTGGTTGAAGATATTGAAGGTGTTATTGCTAAGATAATTGAACAAGCCAATAAGCTTGCCGGAGAAAAGTTTGAGTTGACGACTCCTATTACAAGTTTGAGTGGCGGACAATCGAGAGCATTAATGATTGCGGATACTGCTATTTTAAGCAAGTCGCCGATTATTTTGATTGATGAAATTGAAAATGCAGGTATCGATCGTAAAAAAGCACTTGACTTGTTGATTGGTGAAGAAAAGATTGTTTTGATGGCAACTCACGATCCTATGTTGGCGTTAATGGGCGATAAGCGAATCGTAATAAAGAATGGTGGAATTCATAAAGTGATTGAAACCAGCGATGAAGAGAGAAATTTATTGGTTGATTTGGAACGTATGGATTCTGTGGTACAAAACATGAGAACAAGACTTCGTAACGGCGAAATCATCAAAAAAGAAGACATTGGGTTTTAA
- a CDS encoding GTP-binding protein, whose protein sequence is MNLVTVSGPPSSGKTAVILKTIDSLQKRGLEVGVVKFDCLYTDDDILYEKAGVKVKKGLSGSLCPDHYFVSNIEEVTQWGIKEGLDLLITESAGLCNRCSPYVKSITAVCVIDNLSGINTPKKIGPMLKSADIVIITKGDIVSQAEREVFASRVNQVNPGASIMHINGLTGQGAYELSTLLYDEKVEIKTLVGEKLRFSMPSALCSYCLGETRIGESYQMGNVRKIDMSDKKEEK, encoded by the coding sequence ATGAACTTAGTTACAGTTTCAGGACCTCCATCATCAGGAAAAACAGCAGTGATTTTAAAGACCATCGATTCGTTGCAAAAGCGGGGATTAGAAGTTGGTGTGGTGAAATTTGACTGCCTTTATACCGATGATGATATTTTGTATGAAAAGGCAGGAGTGAAGGTAAAGAAGGGATTGTCCGGTTCACTTTGTCCCGATCATTATTTTGTAAGTAATATTGAAGAGGTAACTCAGTGGGGAATTAAGGAAGGATTAGATTTATTAATCACGGAAAGTGCTGGTTTGTGTAACCGTTGCTCTCCATATGTAAAAAGTATTACCGCTGTTTGTGTTATCGATAATTTGAGTGGAATTAATACGCCAAAGAAAATTGGGCCGATGTTAAAGAGTGCCGATATCGTGATTATCACAAAGGGTGATATTGTATCGCAAGCGGAAAGAGAAGTGTTTGCATCAAGAGTAAATCAAGTTAATCCAGGAGCAAGCATTATGCATATAAACGGATTAACCGGACAGGGCGCGTACGAGTTAAGTACTTTGCTTTACGATGAAAAAGTTGAAATAAAGACTTTAGTGGGTGAAAAATTGAGATTTTCAATGCCATCGGCTTTGTGTTCCTACTGTTTGGGCGAAACGCGAATTGGAGAAAGCTACCAAATGGGTAATGTTCGCAAAATTGATATGAGCGACAAGAAGGAGGAAAAGTAA
- a CDS encoding ABC transporter substrate-binding protein, giving the protein MENQYFKTSDSLLDICTKYPETIKIFVSNGFKQLEDEAKRAVFGKSLSLELALKMKKLNVDTFSTLLIEGIDGNRNSVDGDLNKNSKVQKSDSIHVQGLLPCPVRIPLVEGIDAFIEEYEKNHENEIVYDLKAASMGLDWLIDDVINQENTDNLADVFISAGFDLFFDDKLMGKFKKQGVFKDSTGFKRLNKDFDNDEICLKDPQGHYSMIGVVPAVFLVNTTELGDRPIPRTWADIFKPEFKRSVSLPISDFDLFNSMLLHIYKAYGEEGVRGLGACLLESMHPAQMVKSHTKKSVRPAITIMPYFFTKMVKVGGPMVAVWPEDGAIISPIFMLTKKDQIEKTQPVIDFFASKAVGEILSHQGLFPSINPEVDNRLPEENKFMWLGWDYINSNDIGSLIKKCEGIFNKSIQDESFANLGPLNYTPQK; this is encoded by the coding sequence ATGGAGAATCAATATTTTAAGACCTCAGATAGTTTGCTTGATATTTGTACTAAATATCCAGAAACAATTAAAATTTTTGTTTCAAATGGATTCAAGCAATTAGAGGATGAAGCGAAGAGAGCAGTCTTTGGTAAATCTCTTTCTTTGGAACTGGCTTTGAAGATGAAAAAATTAAATGTGGATACTTTTTCTACCTTATTAATTGAGGGAATTGATGGAAATAGAAATTCGGTGGATGGTGACTTGAATAAAAATAGCAAAGTACAAAAATCTGATTCTATTCATGTGCAAGGCTTGTTGCCTTGTCCGGTTCGTATTCCTTTAGTGGAAGGGATTGATGCATTTATTGAAGAATACGAAAAGAATCATGAAAATGAGATTGTTTATGATTTGAAGGCTGCTTCGATGGGATTGGATTGGTTAATCGATGATGTGATTAATCAGGAAAATACCGATAATTTAGCAGATGTATTTATTTCAGCGGGTTTCGATTTATTCTTCGATGATAAATTGATGGGGAAATTTAAAAAGCAGGGTGTTTTTAAAGACAGTACTGGTTTTAAGCGTTTGAACAAAGATTTTGACAACGATGAGATTTGTTTGAAAGATCCGCAAGGACATTATTCAATGATTGGAGTAGTACCTGCAGTTTTTCTTGTAAATACTACTGAATTGGGCGATCGTCCGATACCACGCACATGGGCAGATATTTTTAAACCAGAATTTAAGCGCAGTGTAAGTTTGCCAATTAGCGATTTCGATTTATTCAATTCGATGTTATTGCACATTTATAAGGCATACGGAGAAGAGGGAGTAAGAGGTTTGGGCGCTTGCTTGTTAGAAAGTATGCATCCCGCTCAAATGGTGAAGTCTCATACCAAAAAAAGCGTACGACCTGCAATTACAATCATGCCTTATTTCTTTACTAAAATGGTTAAAGTAGGCGGTCCAATGGTTGCTGTTTGGCCGGAAGATGGTGCTATTATCAGCCCTATTTTCATGTTAACCAAGAAGGATCAAATAGAAAAAACGCAACCTGTTATTGATTTCTTCGCTTCGAAAGCAGTAGGAGAGATTCTATCGCATCAAGGATTGTTTCCAAGTATCAACCCTGAGGTTGATAACCGATTGCCTGAAGAGAATAAATTTATGTGGTTGGGTTGGGATTACATCAATAGTAACGATATTGGTAGTTTGATAAAGAAATGTGAGGGGATTTTTAATAAATCCATACAGGATGAATCGTTTGCAAATTTGGGACCGTTGAATTATACGCCTCAGAAGTAG